CGCCACCTCGAAGGTGAAGGAACTACCGGCCTGACCCAATATTAATTGAAACGTTGGTTCCAAGGTTTTACCATCAAAAAGCATGTTCGCATTACTGATGTGCGGAAGTTCGTTCGCTAAAGCTTTTAGGTTGGCGTAGTGGGTGGTGATTACACCATAGGAACCACGCTCGTAGAAAACCTCTAGGAAGGCTTCGGCCAGGGCACCGCCCAGTTCGGGGTCGCTCCCTGTTCCAAATTCATCGATAAGGAATAAGGTACGGTCGTTACAGCGCTTTAAAAACTGGTTCATGTTCTTTAAGCGGTAACTGTACGTACTTAAATGATTTTCAATGGATTGGTTGTCCCCGATATCCGTTAGAATCTTATCGAAAAAACAAATCTCGCTACGCTCGTGCACGGGAATCAGCAAACCACTCTGTGCCATCACCTGAAGCAGGCCAATAGTTTTTAGCGTGATGCTTTTACCACCGGCATTGGGTCCGGAAATAACGATGATGCGGTTTTCCGGGTGTAGTTCTATCGTTTGTGGAAAGGTCTTTTCATTCTTACGTTTGTTGCTCAGAAATAACAAAGGATGATACGCATCTCGGAGGTACAAACGGTTTTCCTCATTGCTATTGGGCATTATGGCGTTAATATCTTGCGCGTGCTTGGCTTTCGCCGCCGTAACATCAATCTGACTTAAATAATCTTGATAATCGCTTAAAAGCCCTCTAAATGGTCTTATTTGATAGGTAAGCTGATTCAGGATTCGTTGGATTTCTTCCTTCTCCTCAAACTCCAGATTATTCAGTTCCCTGCTATATTTTAAGGCGGCCTCTGGTTCTATGTAAACTATACTGCCTGTTTTTGAAGTACCCATGACCGCTCCCTTAATTTTCTTGCGGTACATGGCCTTAACGGCAAGAACACGCCTGTTCTCCACAACAGACTCCCTAATATCGTCCAAATAGTCCGATGACTGGTACGTGGCCAGCGCACTCCCAAAGCTTTGACTTATTTTACCGCGTACGTGGTTCATCTGTCGTCTTACGCTCAATAAGGTGTCGGAGGCATTGTCCTTGATTTCCCCAAAGCGGTCAATTACCGCATTAATAAGGAGCGGAATTTCCGTATTGGTCTCCAATGTTGAGGCGGACTCGTGCAGTAAGGGATAGTATTCTTTAAATTTCTTAAAAAATTTTTGGTGCGTTGCCACGGTATTGCACAGACCGGCAATACGCCGAAAGCCCGATAGCTCCAAAGTGGTATTTTCAATCTTTAAAAGCTTTAAATCGTTACTAATACTGTCAAAACCATGGTTTGGAATCCGGTTTTCACTAATGAAAGAGCCCAGATATTCCGAGGTCTTTCCCAGTTCCCTAAGTATTTCTTCCTTGGTGGACAAAGGCTCTATTTCCATGGCGGCCTCCTTGCCCAACTCGGTATTGCAACGGCTAGCCACCTGTTGTAAAACCGTAGGGAACTCTAAGTCTTGGAGCGTTTTGGTATGTATGTTAGCCACTTTTATTAATTAAGGAGCGGCAAAGGTACGGATTGGGTCTGAGATTAGGAATTGGAAGAATCTGCCGTCTGTGCTCTATATGGGAAGGAGTGCGTAATTGAATAAATAATTTTCCGACCGATGTAACGTTTTTAAGTTATAAATAAAAGAAAGGTTTATCTCAGGCATAAAAAATGTATTGGAATACATTTTTTATTAATTTTTAAATATTTTGTATATTTGCAACTGTTAAGTC
This genomic window from Maribacter sp. MJ134 contains:
- a CDS encoding endonuclease MutS2; its protein translation is MANIHTKTLQDLEFPTVLQQVASRCNTELGKEAAMEIEPLSTKEEILRELGKTSEYLGSFISENRIPNHGFDSISNDLKLLKIENTTLELSGFRRIAGLCNTVATHQKFFKKFKEYYPLLHESASTLETNTEIPLLINAVIDRFGEIKDNASDTLLSVRRQMNHVRGKISQSFGSALATYQSSDYLDDIRESVVENRRVLAVKAMYRKKIKGAVMGTSKTGSIVYIEPEAALKYSRELNNLEFEEKEEIQRILNQLTYQIRPFRGLLSDYQDYLSQIDVTAAKAKHAQDINAIMPNSNEENRLYLRDAYHPLLFLSNKRKNEKTFPQTIELHPENRIIVISGPNAGGKSITLKTIGLLQVMAQSGLLIPVHERSEICFFDKILTDIGDNQSIENHLSTYSYRLKNMNQFLKRCNDRTLFLIDEFGTGSDPELGGALAEAFLEVFYERGSYGVITTHYANLKALANELPHISNANMLFDGKTLEPTFQLILGQAGSSFTFEVAQKNGIPYSLINKAKKKIERGKVRFDATIAKLQKERSKMAQTGSRLQEEESKAREEAARLEKLNAKIKSKLENYQELYDHDQRMIQLGNKVNTAADKYFQDKKKRPLVSELLRIVETENSKRKKKTAKQAKADRSKKVQVAQEVQKEVKVIREKKKVEKKKAIIKEKNKPRPVFKLGDRVRMHDGKAVGSIDKLEKGKATVNYGMFTTNVSVGQLELVERKK